In Sesamum indicum cultivar Zhongzhi No. 13 unplaced genomic scaffold, S_indicum_v1.0 scaffold00252, whole genome shotgun sequence, the DNA window AGTCAAGTGTGCCTGGTCATATACCACTTGGAAGCTTTAATTCTATGTTTAATTTCAGCGGATCTTGGCAACTTGATGCAGCTGCCACAAAATCACTTGCCATGGTTGGATACGTCATCCCACTATTTAGCGTTAAACTTGCAAAACACAATTTAGTTTTACGTGATGAAATAAAACGCGCTGTTCCATATTCTTGGGATCCTGCGTCCTTGGCAAGGTGAAACATTTTCTCAAAGTACTATCTTCTTATTTTCACTGGTCTGTAATGTTTGGCTTGGATAATACATGAAATAAGTTCCTTTAATATTCATGTTCTTACAATTACTAATCTTGTGgtcttttagttttaaaacTGACTAATCATATAGGCTATTGAAAAGTATGCTTGTTTGGGTGCTTGTGAAGGATGACGGACTGAAAAGCTTCACTGCTAATATCGATCAAGTCTTTTGTCAGAACTCCACTTCTTTTGGCATTTATCATTCATGCACCAACCATGTTTCTAAGCATTTCATGCATTGAGAATCTTgaagaatatttttcattagatAATGGTGTGATTAACTATAAACTTGGAGAAGTTTGACTACATTATCTTTTTGTATCTAACATGAATGTTTCTATCTCAGCTTTATTGAAAACTATGGGACCCATATTGTCACCTCTGCTACAATTGGTGGAAGGGATATAGTCTATATTCGACAACACCAATCATCACCTTTATCAGTATCAGATATTGAAAACTATGTGAAAGACATTGGAGAGCAGAGGTTCTCAGATTCGAAGGGCAATACAAGTGCTGGTGCCTTAAAGTACAAGGACAAGGTTAGGGAAGCAGTGTTCCTTATGAGTAATTTTGGCTTAGTTTGAACTAATCTTACTGGAATTTGGCTTATTAAagcatttatttcttttaagaaatcCTACTGAAAATTGGTTTTTTCCTTATAATGTTACACTTGCTCTGGGATAGTTTTGTTGGGAGCACATGTCGAATTTCCTTGCAACCTCTAGTATAGATGATGAACATGGTGAAGTAAATGGGGTTAATTTATCTGCAGGATGTTACCGTCATTTTCAGAAGGAGAGGGGGAGATGACCTTGAACAGAGCTATGCCAGGTGGGCCAGGACTGTGGAAGGAGCACCTGACGTGATCAACATGACATTTACGCCTATCGTTTCTTTGCTTGAAGGGGTGCCTGGAATAAAACACTTAACTCGTGCTATTGAGTTGTACTTGGAGTGTAAGAACGTGTTCTATctattgttattgttattttctCTAGTTAAGATTTGAATCCATTTCTGTGGTTTCGTAGATATTCctaacaatatattttgagGCTGAAGAATACATTGTTATGGATCATATGATTTTTGGTCGTTTGAATCATTATACCATTATCTTCTATTGTTTGTCATATTTTGTCTTGTCTTTTTACCTTCACATCTTTGCTTAATTTTGGCTTCGCACAAGTAGTTTCAACATATAGAAATAGTTGCATGCTTTGAGGACTCTGTGAAAGACATGTTTGACGTGCATTTATGGAAAgtaaatttgtatttgtttcaCCGGTTAAGAGACACCGGTAGCTTATGCCTCATCTTTGCAAATCctaaatctaaattatttgtgCTGCATAAGTGGTGGACTTGTTGATTTCATATTAGTGCAGGTCAGCAagtaataatgcaattttccATCCATATGCAATGATGCTCAATACTGAAAACAGTTATGTCTTGATCCTTGATGGTTTCATTAAGAAAATGCTTTTTCTAATCTTGTATCACGTCATTCCACTTTGTTCAGACAAGCCACCTATTGAGGATCTTCAGTATTTCTTAGATTTCCAAATTTCTCGGGTTTGGGCTCCAGAGCAGAACAACCTGCAAAGGAAAGAGCCCGTTTGCCCGTCTCTGCAGTTCAGCTTAATGGGTGCCAAGCTTTATATAAGCCCGGATCAGGTATATTATTTTGGAAATGCTATATTCGGTTTATTTGATGTGTAAATTTTTCCTTAAATCCAGTATCAGTCCTTTGGAAATCCTCTTTCCTGCttaaatgagaaataaatgaatcaattaatcataaaaaggGTGTCTGCCTGGCAACTGTTTTTCTCATCTAGTGAGCTGATGGCGACATAGTTGCAGTATGTACCTTAAGTTCAGAACTGGCAAGAAGCACCCCTGTTACTGTGTAGTTCAGAAACTGAAGcctttcttatttaattaattccgAAAACTAACTGTAGAGCAAGGGAGCTGGGATTTCTATTCAGCACCCTGATTGATTTACAGAGTGTATTTGTAAGTTCAGATTGGTAATCTTGTGAGTATGGATGCATGCATCTCATCTGCATCCGGTTGTAATTGAAATACATGCATACATGTTGCTTGGTTGTTTTAATGTAACGCAAGCAACTATTTACTTAGAAGATTTGGAGctcatgtattaattattatccccTAGTTGTGCTGTTTTATACAAGGAATGAGTTCTTTATTCGAATATGAAAGCTTAGGCTGGTTGGGTTACTTGACTGGTGATCTGAAACCATCAACTGTAATTGGTGAttggaaaatatattttcacttttgctTCATTACGATGAGATAAGCTCTAGTTCGGTAGCCATAAGATATAGAAAAACCTCggttcatcatcttcttcttgcTGATTTACGAGTAAATACTTGCaattattttcagtttcaAATCTCTATCTTTTCATGAATATGCAGGTTACAGTTGGGCGTAAGCCAGTCACTGGACTAAAACTCAGCCTTGAAGGCAGCAAACAGAACCGTCTTGCTATTAACTTGCAGCATCTTGTTTCTCTTCCTAAGATTCTTCAACCCCATTGGGATGCACACATGGCAATTGGTGCGCCCAGGTGGCAAGGGCCTGAAGAACAGGACAGCCGATGGTTTGAACCAATTAAGTGGAAAAATTTTTCCCATGTGAGTACTGCACCAATAGAATATACAGATACATGCATCGGAGATCTCTCTGGTGTTCACATCGTCACTGGTGCCCAACTAGGCGTCTGGGATTTTGGTGCGAAAAGCGTCTTGCACCTCAAACTCCTCTTCTCCAAAGTACCAGGGTGTACAATAAGGCGATCTGTATGGGATCATAACCCCTCCAATCTGTCCGCTGCACAAAAGCCTGATGGTTCATCATCCTCGTTGCCAAACGAGAAAGGAGATGGCTCCAGTCAACTTGGGAAACTGGCGAAAATAGTGGATATGACGGAAATGTCGAAAGGGCCCCAAGATATGCCAGGTCACTGGTTGGTAACCGGAGCCAAGCTTGGAGTTGACAAAGGGAAAATTATCTTACGCGTGAAATACTCTCTATTGAACTACTGATAGATCATATTTCTaggatttttctttcttgtacCTCCATACACAGGTTAGCCGGATTTCAGCGTTCTCTGCACAGGCTATGGTATTAGTCTATTCTTGTGTACATttgttgattataattattcattgtGGTGGAGCATTTTTCAGTTGCTGATATTTTGTTACTTATTCAAGTACTacttgattataattattcattgtGGTGGAGCATTTTTCAGTTGCTGATATTTTGTTACTTATTCAAGTACTACCTAATAAAAGagaattttgtattatatagtttggtttttacattttattgtgCTGCTGGACGTTGGATCTGCGTCATCTCAACTTGAAATAGTTTGTTTTTCACAGACAAGTTCAACTAATGAGTGGTATCTCTGGTTACCATTTCTTCAGTCTGAAAATTACAAGTGAAAGTTTGATATTAGTACTGTAATTACAGGAAATACTTGTCcatatgaaatttgaatatgttCATCACACAGCATCCTTAGAAGAAAGGTTTCCAGAAGTAGACATGCCCTGCTACAATGTTGCTGTCCTAATGCATGCAGGCTTTGACAAGAGTTAACCAGACtgtccaagaaaaaaagataccAACGGTGTCCAAGAAAAGGACTCACGATATTTGATAAGTTTGAACCAGTAAGTGTAATAACGGATCAATGATCTCAGGCACTCAATTTTGATGAACTCCAATGTTTTTGGAATCTCTTGGCTGTCGTGTAAGATGTAACCAAttacacacgcacacacacacacatacacatacccacacacactgcacacacacacatacacacacccacacacactgcacacacacacacatacacacacccacacacactgcacacacacaccccacacatcaacctctctctctctctctctctttctctcgctctctctctctctctcgctctctctccctctctctctctctcatcacaATCCATATTATTCATGCATATTTATAGCTTCTTTACTTCTAGCTTTTGGCAATCTTGCTATTGTCGAATTTTCTGCAACAGGGGCTTAAAATTCCAGCTACCAATGGTATCCGGGactcttcatttcatttttcatgtaCGCCGTAAAGCATTTTCTCATATTCACATCTCTTTTAACTTGCAATCGTGTATGTGCAGGATAAAGCTGAACTTATTGAAGGGAAGGTGGATTGGAGAGGAAAAACAGCACAGAAAGATAAACATGGTGGATCTCGTGCTTCTTTACTCATTTTAGGTAATGCATGGCTGTGTAAAATCTGGAAAGCTAATACACATCAGTAACTTGAATGCCCTTCTCGGTACAAAAATGCAACAAATACTAACAATTTTGTGACTCTGGTTTTCGTTTATGCACTTGAAGGGGCGTTTACTTTCGAGAACATGGCAACGATGGCTTTGGCAGTTAATCTAGTGACATACTTTACCGAGGTGATGCACTTCAACATAGCCGATGCAGCGAACCAATTGACAAATTACATGGGCACTAGCTACATTCTTACCATCCTCATGGCCTTCTTAGCAGACACTTACATTGGCAGATTCAAAACAGTTCTTGTGGCAACATGCATCGAGGCTTTAGTAAGTATCGTATAGGTTACTTGTTTTcgaataaaaagattttttcttttttctccttatACTTACAGAGACTCTGTCCGTCTAGGGGCTTGGATTGCTAGCATTGCAAGCTCACTATCGTCATCTCAAGCCCCCCCTCTGCAACATCTATGATCCAAACTCCAAATGTATTCAACTTGGCGGAGCAAATGCTGCACTGCTTTTTGTGGCTCTCTACTTGGTGGCCCTGGGCTCCGGAGGCGTTAAATCTGCTTTGCCCTCTCATGGTGCTGATCAGTTTGATGATAAGGATCCAGAAGAGACAAAACAAAAGTCAAGTTTCTTTAATTGGCTTCTTCTGGCAGTATGCATCGGAGGTGCAATTAGTTTGACCTTTTTTGTCTGGATCCAGGATCATAAAGGTTGGGATTGGGGTTTTGCTGTTAGCACCGTTGCGATGTTCTTTGGGATAGTAATCTTTGCTGTTGGATTACAGCAGTATAGATACCATGTTATTAACGGGAGTAGTGCCCTCACTGAAATTCTACAGGTATAATAAAACATAAGTTTCATTGCACTAATCACGTTTACTTAAATGGATCTTTTCTCTGTGCAAGCAGGTTTATGTTGCAGCCATCCGCAACAGAAAGCTTCGACTGCCCCAGGACTCTAATGAACTCTATGAGATTAACCGAGACTCAGAAGCTGCAAACCAAGCCGAATTTCTATCTCACTCTAGTGCTTTCAGGTTGCCTGATGCTGAGCTTGTTACATTAAATTAGTTACCGAATTACATGAGGATGtaagtttgaataaatattagtacGAAAATTACAAACATTGTTCATTTACCAGGTTCTTGGACAAAGCAGCCATCCAGACATCTTTAACACCTGACACGCCAAGGCCAAGTCCATGGAAACTCTGCAGAGTCACACAAGTGGAAAATGCTAAAATCTTACTAAACATGGTTCCAATCTTTTGCTGCACCATAATCATGACTCTTTGCTTGGCTCAGCTGCAAACCTTCTCAATCCAGCAG includes these proteins:
- the LOC105179961 gene encoding MACPF domain-containing protein CAD1, whose protein sequence is MASSPNKNLSSTGGLTVPENALITTLCNSLQALGRGFDVTSDIRLLYCKGAPGSRLVHIDEEQTRNLEISESCVIPDVSVDIECSRGQSSNEKTPVWSFHEMAKYFNEKSSVPGHIPLGSFNSMFNFSGSWQLDAAATKSLAMVGYVIPLFSVKLAKHNLVLRDEIKRAVPYSWDPASLASFIENYGTHIVTSATIGGRDIVYIRQHQSSPLSVSDIENYVKDIGEQRFSDSKGNTSAGALKYKDKDVTVIFRRRGGDDLEQSYARWARTVEGAPDVINMTFTPIVSLLEGVPGIKHLTRAIELYLEYKPPIEDLQYFLDFQISRVWAPEQNNLQRKEPVCPSLQFSLMGAKLYISPDQVTVGRKPVTGLKLSLEGSKQNRLAINLQHLVSLPKILQPHWDAHMAIGAPRWQGPEEQDSRWFEPIKWKNFSHVSTAPIEYTDTCIGDLSGVHIVTGAQLGVWDFGAKSVLHLKLLFSKVPGCTIRRSVWDHNPSNLSAAQKPDGSSSSLPNEKGDGSSQLGKLAKIVDMTEMSKGPQDMPGHWLVTGAKLGVDKGKIILRVKYSLLNY
- the LOC105179965 gene encoding protein NRT1/ PTR FAMILY 4.5-like produces the protein MDKAELIEGKVDWRGKTAQKDKHGGSRASLLILGAFTFENMATMALAVNLVTYFTEVMHFNIADAANQLTNYMGTSYILTILMAFLADTYIGRFKTVLVATCIEALGLGLLALQAHYRHLKPPLCNIYDPNSKCIQLGGANAALLFVALYLVALGSGGVKSALPSHGADQFDDKDPEETKQKSSFFNWLLLAVCIGGAISLTFFVWIQDHKGWDWGFAVSTVAMFFGIVIFAVGLQQYRYHVINGSSALTEILQVYVAAIRNRKLRLPQDSNELYEINRDSEAANQAEFLSHSSAFRFLDKAAIQTSLTPDTPRPSPWKLCRVTQVENAKILLNMVPIFCCTIIMTLCLAQLQTFSIQQGVTMDTSITKHFKIPPASLPIIPVAFLVIIVPVYDRVFVPLARKFTGISTGITHLQRVGVGLILSCLSMAVAAIVEHKRKQVAKDHNMLDAIPLLQPPIPISVFWLSFQYFIFGIADMFTYVGLLEFFYSQVPNDLKSISSCFLWTSMALGYFLSTIIVKIVNSATKDITRSGGWLAGNKINRGHLNLFYWLLSMLSLLNFCIYLFVSTRYKYRQEGPEITSESRVHDLQNVEP